In a genomic window of Streptomyces pristinaespiralis:
- a CDS encoding alkaline phosphatase PhoX, translating to MPLTRREFTKQSALTGAGVALTGAVGSLATAPGALADEDERQGHEGPGYGPLIPDPAGMLALPAGFTYRVLTRSGVTRLESGEFTPGKHDGTATFEGPRGVTLLVVNHELKGERAKVAHPVPLTEGLVYDPAAPGGCTVVESHRSGEVAQWVGVAGTVQNCAGGTTPWGTWLTCEETEDTAGTNGLTEDHGYVFEVDPYDRRANRAPRPVKALGRYAHEAVVVDPKRGHLYLTEDADTPNGLLYRWVPPHGFKHGRGRLRTLADDAGVLQAARCYDSGGRFVDDLARATKIGTVYGVDWTEVPDRDARTVSVRKQFRDGEVTRGRKLEGMWWGDGGVYIVSSYAREESPEQHDGQVWFYDPRRRTLTLKVLLGVNPDPSKDGAYDGPDNITVSPYGGLIIAEDGEGVQHLIGATDSGRTYPIARNEFNVGTEEDPDFSEFAGVVFSPDGGTLYASIQTPGIMFAITGPWRRQSGRH from the coding sequence CCGCTCACTCGCAGGGAATTTACCAAGCAGTCCGCTCTCACCGGCGCGGGCGTGGCCCTCACCGGTGCCGTCGGGTCGCTCGCCACCGCGCCCGGCGCCCTCGCGGACGAGGACGAGCGTCAGGGGCACGAGGGGCCGGGCTACGGGCCGTTGATCCCCGACCCCGCGGGCATGCTCGCGCTGCCCGCCGGGTTCACGTACCGCGTTCTCACCCGCAGTGGCGTCACCAGGCTGGAGTCGGGCGAGTTCACGCCCGGCAAGCACGACGGAACGGCGACGTTCGAGGGACCGCGCGGCGTGACGCTGCTCGTCGTCAACCATGAGCTCAAGGGTGAGCGCGCGAAGGTCGCGCACCCCGTACCGCTCACCGAGGGCCTGGTCTACGACCCGGCCGCGCCCGGTGGGTGCACCGTCGTGGAGAGCCACCGCAGCGGCGAGGTCGCCCAGTGGGTCGGCGTTGCGGGCACCGTGCAGAACTGCGCCGGCGGCACGACGCCGTGGGGCACCTGGCTCACCTGTGAGGAGACCGAGGACACGGCGGGCACGAACGGCCTGACCGAGGACCACGGCTACGTCTTCGAGGTCGATCCGTACGACCGCCGCGCCAACCGCGCCCCGCGGCCCGTCAAGGCGCTCGGCCGGTACGCACACGAGGCCGTCGTGGTCGACCCGAAGCGTGGTCACCTGTACCTCACGGAGGACGCCGACACCCCGAACGGTCTGCTCTACCGCTGGGTGCCGCCGCACGGCTTCAAGCACGGCCGCGGCCGGCTGCGCACCCTCGCCGACGACGCCGGTGTGCTCCAGGCCGCGAGGTGCTACGACTCCGGCGGCCGCTTCGTCGACGACCTGGCCCGCGCCACGAAGATCGGCACGGTCTACGGGGTGGACTGGACGGAGGTCCCGGACCGTGACGCCCGGACGGTCTCCGTGCGCAAGCAGTTCAGGGACGGCGAGGTCACCCGCGGCCGCAAGCTCGAGGGCATGTGGTGGGGTGACGGCGGTGTCTACATCGTCTCGTCGTACGCCCGGGAGGAGAGCCCCGAGCAGCACGACGGCCAGGTCTGGTTCTACGACCCGCGTCGGCGGACGCTGACGCTGAAGGTGCTGCTCGGTGTGAACCCCGACCCGTCGAAGGACGGTGCCTACGACGGCCCGGACAACATCACGGTCTCCCCGTACGGCGGGCTGATCATCGCCGAGGACGGCGAGGGCGTGCAGCACCTGATCGGCGCCACGGACAGCGGCCGTACGTATCCGATCGCCCGTAACGAGTTCAACGTGGGCACCGAGGAGGACCCGGACTTCAGTGAGTTCGCCGGTGTCGTCTTCTCGCCCGACGGGGGGACGCTGTACGCCAGCATCCAGACGCCGGGCATCATGTTCGCGATCACGGGCCCCTGGCGGCGTCAGAGCGGCCGCCACTGA
- a CDS encoding TerD family protein, with amino-acid sequence MTAMTPGSNIPLTAARVAVDVAAPVRLDVSGLLLTADGKVRSDDDFIFYNQPQGPGVSYRSGGGTAPDAIVVDTTAVPPGIEKIVVTASPDAAGQTFQGIEPTATIRNADDGSALATFTPPQLGAETALVVVEVYLRGGVWKARAVGQGYANGLAGIATDFGVSVDEEPAAAPAAPRTPAPPVTAAPPADPRVAATPPAPAAPPAAPAATGKINLDKGRVSLQKNQTVSLVKGGRPLLSQVKMGLGWEPAFRGKDIDLDASVIAYGPNRNHLDSCYFGKLSILGGSVKHSGDNLTGEGAGDDEVIVVDLGRLPADATGLVFTVNSFSGQKFTEVAKAYCRLIDATTGEELVRFDLTTAEPQTGVMMAKLIKQFSGEWEMTAMGDFVKSRTVRGMVKPAAQAL; translated from the coding sequence ATGACAGCTATGACCCCCGGCTCGAACATCCCCCTGACCGCCGCGCGCGTGGCGGTGGACGTCGCCGCTCCGGTGCGGCTCGACGTATCGGGCCTGCTGCTCACCGCCGACGGCAAGGTGCGCTCCGACGACGACTTCATCTTCTACAACCAGCCCCAGGGCCCCGGCGTGAGCTACCGCTCCGGCGGCGGCACCGCGCCCGACGCGATCGTGGTCGACACCACGGCCGTGCCGCCCGGCATCGAGAAGATCGTCGTCACGGCGAGCCCGGACGCGGCGGGGCAGACCTTCCAGGGCATCGAGCCCACCGCCACCATCCGCAACGCCGACGACGGCAGCGCCCTCGCCACCTTCACCCCGCCGCAGCTCGGCGCGGAGACCGCGCTGGTGGTCGTCGAGGTCTATCTCCGCGGCGGCGTCTGGAAGGCCCGTGCGGTCGGCCAGGGCTACGCGAACGGCCTGGCGGGCATCGCCACGGACTTCGGCGTCTCGGTCGACGAGGAGCCCGCGGCCGCCCCTGCCGCCCCCCGGACCCCCGCGCCGCCTGTCACCGCGGCCCCGCCCGCCGACCCGCGGGTCGCCGCGACCCCGCCGGCGCCCGCCGCCCCGCCGGCCGCACCGGCCGCCACCGGCAAGATCAACCTGGACAAGGGCCGGGTCAGCCTCCAGAAGAACCAGACGGTGTCCCTGGTCAAGGGCGGCCGTCCGCTGCTCTCCCAGGTCAAGATGGGCCTCGGCTGGGAGCCGGCGTTCCGCGGCAAGGACATCGACCTCGACGCCTCCGTCATCGCCTACGGCCCGAACCGCAACCACCTGGACAGCTGCTACTTCGGCAAGCTCTCCATCCTGGGCGGCTCGGTCAAGCACTCCGGCGACAACCTGACCGGTGAGGGCGCGGGCGACGACGAGGTCATCGTCGTGGACCTCGGCCGGCTGCCCGCCGACGCGACGGGCCTCGTCTTCACGGTCAACTCGTTCTCCGGCCAGAAGTTCACCGAGGTCGCCAAGGCCTACTGCCGGCTGATCGACGCCACGACCGGCGAGGAGCTCGTCCGCTTCGACCTGACCACCGCGGAGCCGCAGACGGGCGTGATGATGGCCAAGCTGATCAAGCAGTTCTCGGGCGAGTGGGAGATGACCGCCATGGGCGACTTCGTGAAGTCGCGCACCGTGCGGGGCATGGTCAAGCCCGCGGCACAGGCGCTCTGA
- a CDS encoding NAD-dependent epimerase/dehydratase family protein → MPAARTVLLTGAAGGLGTLMRGLLPAYGYELRLFDVTPIEGEPDAITADLADKAALREAVRGVDAIIHLAGISLEASFDKILKANIEGTYNLYEAAREEGVKRIVFASSNHAVGFVPRPQGDAPFPPEALIPVETRHRPDTFYGLSKCFGEDLAQLYWDLHGLETVSVRIGSCFMEPTSVRMLSVWMSPGDGARLFHAALTAENVGHTIVHGSSANTRLWWDLTSARALGYEPQDDSEQYAEKLVAEHGELNPDNPDHAHLGGHFTTNPPRWPY, encoded by the coding sequence ATGCCCGCTGCCCGTACCGTCCTGCTCACCGGCGCAGCCGGCGGACTCGGCACCCTGATGCGCGGCCTGCTGCCCGCGTACGGCTACGAACTCCGTCTGTTCGACGTCACGCCCATCGAGGGCGAGCCGGACGCGATCACCGCCGACCTCGCCGACAAGGCGGCCCTGCGCGAGGCGGTACGCGGGGTCGACGCGATCATCCACCTCGCGGGCATCTCCCTCGAAGCATCGTTCGACAAGATCCTCAAGGCCAACATCGAGGGGACGTACAACCTCTACGAGGCCGCACGGGAGGAAGGGGTGAAGCGGATCGTCTTCGCCTCCAGCAACCACGCGGTCGGCTTCGTCCCGCGCCCCCAGGGCGACGCCCCCTTCCCGCCCGAGGCGCTGATCCCGGTCGAGACCCGCCACCGCCCCGACACCTTCTACGGCCTGTCCAAGTGCTTCGGGGAGGACCTGGCACAGCTGTACTGGGACCTGCACGGCCTGGAGACCGTGTCCGTGCGCATCGGCTCCTGCTTCATGGAACCGACGTCCGTACGGATGCTCTCCGTCTGGATGAGCCCCGGTGACGGCGCCCGCCTCTTCCACGCGGCCCTCACCGCCGAGAACGTCGGCCACACCATCGTCCACGGGTCTTCCGCCAACACCCGCCTGTGGTGGGACCTGACCAGCGCCCGGGCGCTCGGCTACGAACCGCAGGACGACTCGGAGCAGTACGCGGAGAAGCTCGTCGCCGAGCACGGGGAGCTGAACCCGGACAACCCGGACCACGCCCACCTCGGCGGCCACTTCACCACGAACCCGCCGCGGTGGCCGTACTGA
- a CDS encoding 5-dehydro-4-deoxyglucarate dehydratase, whose amino-acid sequence MTSDPLAARLTRIKGPLFFPVTAYGPDGGLDLEAFRAHVRKGVDAGAAAVFACCGTGEFHALTPEEFRDCVVVAVEETAGQVPVLAGAGYGTVLAERYAKIAEEAGADGLLAMPPYLVVADQAGLLNHYTRLAAATSLDVIVYQRDNAIFSPRTVVELAGVEKIIGLKDGHGDLDLMQRIVSAVRRELPERDFLYFNGLPTAELTGPAYRGIGITLYSSAVFAFAPDIALAFYRALDRGDDKTVDRLLDGFFVPLVELRNEGRGYAVSLVKAGVRLEGLDVGEVRPPLTEPADRHVKALAALIEQGRALLEDDE is encoded by the coding sequence GTGACCTCAGATCCGCTCGCAGCCCGGCTCACCCGGATCAAGGGACCGCTGTTCTTCCCCGTCACCGCGTACGGACCGGACGGCGGTCTCGACCTCGAAGCTTTTCGCGCGCATGTGAGAAAGGGTGTGGACGCCGGCGCGGCCGCCGTCTTCGCCTGCTGCGGGACGGGGGAGTTCCACGCCCTGACGCCCGAGGAGTTCCGCGACTGCGTCGTGGTGGCCGTCGAGGAGACGGCCGGACAGGTGCCCGTCCTCGCCGGAGCCGGCTACGGCACCGTCCTCGCCGAGCGGTACGCGAAGATCGCCGAGGAGGCGGGCGCCGACGGACTGCTCGCCATGCCGCCCTACCTCGTCGTCGCCGACCAGGCCGGGCTCCTGAACCACTACACCCGCCTCGCCGCCGCGACGTCGCTCGACGTCATCGTCTACCAGCGTGACAACGCGATCTTCTCGCCCCGCACCGTGGTCGAACTGGCCGGTGTCGAGAAGATCATCGGGCTCAAGGACGGTCACGGCGACCTCGACCTCATGCAGCGGATCGTCAGCGCCGTGCGCCGTGAACTGCCGGAGCGCGACTTCCTCTACTTCAACGGGCTGCCCACCGCCGAGCTCACCGGGCCTGCCTACCGCGGCATCGGCATCACCCTGTACTCCTCCGCCGTGTTCGCCTTCGCCCCCGACATCGCGCTCGCCTTCTACCGGGCGCTCGACCGCGGTGACGACAAGACGGTCGACCGCCTCCTCGACGGCTTCTTCGTACCGCTCGTCGAACTGCGCAACGAGGGCCGCGGGTACGCCGTGTCGCTGGTGAAGGCGGGGGTGCGGCTCGAAGGGCTGGACGTCGGTGAGGTGCGGCCGCCGCTGACCGAGCCGGCCGACCGGCACGTCAAGGCGCTCGCTGCGCTGATCGAACAGGGCAGGGCGCTGCTGGAGGACGACGAGTGA
- a CDS encoding IS200/IS605 family element transposase accessory protein TnpB, protein MGGLREVAAPFVVTGPSGVAVRTRLKCLTAGDEEVLRLVGAHLGALASRDLKARCTDGLEHDSESWAVRKRALTGVSSSRWAGSITKATHDQWALARRGQLAHIQGLEAGVRTIAHRLSLPVGAKGTRRVPGGYRSAHEWFHKTRRLRVLEDRLGRVRADRDAGRVRVVRGGRRLARTRHHLADAGLTAAQWRQRWEAERWFLQADGESGKRFGNETIRITPEGDVSIKLPAPLAHLANAAHGRYALAGRVRFAHRGSEWADRVAANRAVAYRIHHDTGRDRWYLTASWQIPPTPTVPLEAALAHGVIGVDTNADHLAAWRLDTHGNPCGEPRRFAYDLTGSAPHRDAQVRHALTRLLHWAKACGVKAIAVEDLDFQAEKTREKHGRRRRFRQLISGMPTGKLRARLTSMADRTGMTIIAVDPAYTSKWGAQHWQKPMAGPTRKMSRHDAASIAIGRRAQGHPIRRRTTPPPHDQSDRAGHRTVQADPGTLGREETRPRIPGPRTRCAPPDAARTRATRAPNTVRGARSDQEWVQDSLLLTE, encoded by the coding sequence GTGGGTGGTCTGCGGGAGGTGGCGGCGCCGTTCGTGGTCACCGGACCTTCGGGTGTGGCAGTGCGTACGCGGCTCAAGTGCCTGACGGCCGGGGATGAGGAGGTGCTGCGCCTGGTGGGTGCGCATCTCGGCGCGCTCGCCTCGCGTGATCTCAAGGCGCGGTGCACGGACGGCCTGGAGCACGACAGCGAGTCGTGGGCGGTCCGGAAGCGGGCGTTGACGGGGGTGTCGTCGTCGCGGTGGGCCGGGTCGATCACGAAGGCCACGCACGATCAGTGGGCACTGGCCCGGCGCGGCCAACTTGCCCACATCCAGGGCCTCGAGGCCGGTGTCAGGACGATTGCGCATCGGTTGTCGCTGCCGGTCGGGGCGAAGGGCACCCGGCGGGTCCCGGGCGGCTACCGCTCCGCGCACGAGTGGTTCCACAAAACCCGGCGACTGCGGGTGCTGGAGGACCGTCTTGGGCGGGTGCGGGCCGACCGGGACGCGGGCCGGGTGCGCGTGGTGCGCGGCGGCCGACGCCTGGCCCGCACCCGGCATCACCTTGCCGATGCGGGGCTGACCGCAGCCCAGTGGCGGCAGCGGTGGGAGGCCGAGCGCTGGTTCCTGCAGGCGGATGGTGAGTCGGGGAAGAGGTTCGGCAACGAGACGATCCGCATCACCCCCGAAGGCGACGTCAGCATCAAGCTCCCGGCACCGCTGGCCCATCTGGCGAACGCCGCGCACGGCCGGTACGCACTCGCCGGGCGGGTGCGGTTCGCGCACCGGGGCTCCGAGTGGGCGGACCGTGTGGCAGCGAACCGGGCGGTGGCCTACCGCATCCACCACGACACCGGACGCGACCGCTGGTATCTCACCGCCTCCTGGCAGATCCCACCCACCCCTACCGTTCCGCTCGAAGCCGCCCTCGCCCACGGCGTGATCGGCGTCGACACCAACGCCGACCACCTCGCCGCCTGGCGCCTGGACACCCACGGCAACCCATGCGGTGAACCCCGCCGCTTCGCCTACGACCTCACCGGCAGCGCCCCCCACCGCGACGCCCAGGTCCGCCACGCCCTCACCCGACTCCTGCACTGGGCCAAGGCCTGCGGCGTGAAGGCGATCGCGGTCGAGGACCTCGACTTCCAGGCCGAGAAGACCAGGGAGAAGCACGGCCGCAGGCGAAGGTTCCGGCAGCTGATCTCCGGCATGCCCACGGGCAAACTTCGTGCCCGGCTGACTTCCATGGCCGACCGGACAGGCATGACGATCATCGCCGTCGACCCCGCCTACACATCCAAGTGGGGCGCGCAGCACTGGCAGAAGCCGATGGCCGGCCCCACCCGCAAGATGAGCCGGCACGATGCGGCGAGCATCGCGATCGGCAGACGCGCCCAAGGGCACCCGATCCGGCGACGGACGACACCGCCCCCGCACGACCAGAGCGATCGTGCGGGGCATCGGACCGTCCAGGCCGACCCGGGCACCCTCGGGCGTGAGGAAACCCGCCCCCGCATTCCCGGACCACGCACACGATGCGCGCCCCCGGACGCGGCGAGAACGCGGGCAACCAGGGCACCCAACACCGTTCGGGGTGCCCGCAGCGACCAGGAATGGGTCCAAGACTCACTCCTGCTCACTGAATAG
- a CDS encoding peptidoglycan D,D-transpeptidase FtsI family protein: MNKTIRRAAVFSLLLVLALLGRATWVQAYEATALTDNDRNRRKIIAQYAHPLGDIIVAGSAVTGSKRTEGGDLAYKRSYTDGALYAAVTGYSSQAYGATQLEGIYSGILDGTDLTLKNPLDTLTGKQQDPGDVVTTIDPAVQKAGFEALGDTKGAAVAMDPETGEILGMVSTPSYDPSTISGTLDGDAWQKLLDDEDKPLLNRALRQPLPPGSTFKLVVAAAALEDGLYSSVDEQTDSPDPYRLPGTVTDLENENPSAPCENATIRTALRYSCNNVFGKMAVDLGQDKVRATAEKFGFNDEKQDVPVRASASVYPSGMNASSTALTGIGQFDVTATPLQMSLVSAAIANDGVMASPHMVSKVVSADGDTLESFEDGASQRIMSSGTAEQLRSAMVTVVEDGTGSNARIPGLEVGGKTGTAQHGENNSKTPYAWFTSYAKDPDTGKAVAVAVLIEDSGAERSEVSGNGLAAPVAQKMMEAALK; the protein is encoded by the coding sequence ATGAACAAGACGATCAGGCGTGCCGCCGTCTTCAGTCTGCTGCTGGTCCTCGCCCTGCTGGGGCGGGCGACCTGGGTGCAGGCGTACGAAGCGACGGCCCTCACGGACAACGACCGGAACCGGCGGAAGATCATCGCGCAGTACGCGCATCCGCTGGGCGACATCATCGTGGCCGGCTCCGCGGTCACGGGCTCGAAGCGCACGGAAGGAGGCGACCTCGCGTACAAACGCTCCTACACCGACGGCGCGCTGTACGCGGCCGTCACCGGCTACAGCTCGCAGGCGTACGGGGCGACCCAGCTCGAGGGCATCTACTCCGGCATCCTCGACGGCACCGACCTCACGCTGAAGAACCCGCTGGACACGCTCACGGGCAAGCAGCAGGACCCGGGTGACGTGGTGACGACGATCGACCCCGCGGTGCAGAAGGCCGGCTTCGAGGCGCTCGGCGACACGAAGGGCGCCGCGGTCGCCATGGACCCGGAGACCGGGGAGATCCTCGGCATGGTCAGCACCCCGTCGTACGACCCCTCGACGATCAGCGGCACCCTGGACGGCGACGCCTGGCAGAAGCTGCTCGACGACGAGGACAAGCCGCTGCTCAACCGGGCGCTGCGGCAGCCGCTGCCGCCGGGGTCGACGTTCAAGCTGGTCGTCGCGGCGGCCGCGCTGGAGGACGGGCTCTACTCGTCCGTCGACGAGCAGACCGACAGCCCGGACCCCTACCGGCTGCCCGGCACGGTCACGGACCTGGAGAACGAGAACCCGTCCGCGCCCTGTGAGAACGCCACCATCCGGACCGCGCTGCGGTACTCGTGCAACAACGTCTTCGGCAAGATGGCCGTCGATCTCGGGCAGGACAAGGTGAGGGCGACGGCCGAGAAGTTCGGCTTCAACGACGAGAAGCAGGATGTGCCCGTACGGGCCTCGGCGAGCGTGTACCCGTCCGGGATGAACGCCTCGTCGACCGCGCTGACCGGCATCGGCCAGTTCGATGTGACGGCGACTCCGCTGCAGATGTCGCTGGTGTCGGCGGCCATCGCCAACGACGGGGTCATGGCGTCACCTCATATGGTGTCCAAGGTGGTGTCCGCGGACGGCGACACCCTCGAGTCCTTCGAGGACGGCGCCTCGCAGCGGATCATGTCGTCCGGGACGGCGGAACAGCTGCGCAGCGCGATGGTGACGGTGGTCGAGGACGGCACGGGCTCCAACGCGCGGATCCCGGGACTCGAGGTCGGCGGCAAGACGGGTACGGCACAGCACGGCGAGAACAACAGCAAGACGCCGTACGCCTGGTTCACCTCCTACGCCAAGGATCCGGACACCGGTAAGGCGGTCGCGGTCGCCGTGCTCATCGAGGACTCGGGCGCGGAGCGCTCTGAGGTCAGCGGCAACGGGCTGGCGGCGCCGGTGGCGCAGAAGATGATGGAGGCGGCGCTGAAGTGA
- a CDS encoding response regulator transcription factor, protein MSTVRVALADDERMVRTALRVILDAEPDLEVVGEAATGAEAVSVVRQLRPDVVLMDVRMPEIDGIRATEQILSTMDEPPRIVVVTTFENDSYVYDALRAGAAGFLLKRAGADELVQAVRLVARSDSLLFPAAVRSLAAEYGRREAVTAPPWVARLTGREAEVLRLMATGLTNAEIAGRMGVGPATTKTHVAAVLGKIGARDRTQAVIAAYESGFISPG, encoded by the coding sequence ATGAGCACGGTACGGGTCGCCCTCGCCGACGACGAGCGGATGGTGCGCACCGCGCTGCGCGTGATCCTCGACGCGGAACCGGATCTGGAGGTCGTCGGAGAGGCGGCGACGGGCGCGGAGGCGGTGTCCGTGGTGCGGCAGCTGCGCCCCGACGTGGTGCTGATGGACGTACGGATGCCCGAGATCGACGGCATCCGCGCGACCGAGCAGATCCTGTCCACGATGGACGAGCCGCCGCGGATCGTCGTCGTGACGACGTTCGAGAACGATTCGTACGTGTACGACGCGCTGCGCGCCGGGGCGGCCGGCTTCCTGTTGAAGCGGGCGGGGGCCGACGAGCTGGTCCAGGCGGTCCGGCTGGTCGCGCGCAGCGACTCGCTGCTGTTCCCCGCCGCCGTGCGCTCGCTCGCCGCCGAGTACGGCCGCAGGGAGGCCGTGACCGCGCCGCCGTGGGTGGCACGGCTGACCGGGCGGGAGGCGGAGGTGCTGCGGCTGATGGCCACAGGGCTGACGAACGCGGAGATCGCCGGCCGGATGGGCGTGGGCCCGGCGACGACGAAGACCCACGTCGCGGCGGTCCTGGGCAAGATCGGCGCCCGGGACCGTACCCAGGCGGTGATCGCGGCGTACGAGTCGGGATTCATCTCGCCCGGCTGA
- a CDS encoding sensor histidine kinase, which yields MTQPGRVLRSAGRALFGRRARLRWVHLVLGGALLMPFWLVGTVVVGPLTGGANPFAGSLALQFGAYAVALPLAAVAGLFPMARPLSVVVARTLCGVPGERLADGQARTRAARVRTAGWFTLHLGAGALVSGASLALPPFAVGLIVSPVFPGVRDYLRVPHDVWWSVLLVLAGTAMLLALAAVSAAVGALLARQAPVLLGPTPADRLAAAERRATELAERNRLARELHDSVGHALSAVTLQAGAARKVLDSGRAADVEFVREALAAIEETTRRTVGELDAVLGLLRQDGDGEGRLDGPTLTALEGLLSRSGVSVTLHTRGTLTAVAAPVSREAYRIVQEGLSNALRHAGASPVTLWIGAGEEELEIRMENPVPERAPVQRPGGGRGLRGVAERAALLGGQAAAGPDDGVWRLSARLPLAGRR from the coding sequence ATGACACAGCCGGGCCGGGTCCTGCGGTCCGCCGGCCGGGCGCTGTTCGGCCGCCGGGCCCGGTTGCGCTGGGTCCATCTGGTGCTCGGCGGCGCGTTGTTGATGCCGTTCTGGCTGGTGGGCACGGTGGTCGTGGGTCCGCTGACCGGCGGGGCGAACCCGTTCGCGGGCTCGCTGGCGCTCCAGTTCGGCGCGTACGCCGTGGCGCTGCCGCTCGCCGCCGTCGCCGGGCTCTTCCCCATGGCCAGACCGCTGTCGGTGGTCGTCGCCCGCACGCTGTGCGGCGTTCCCGGCGAGCGGCTCGCGGACGGGCAGGCACGCACCCGGGCCGCCCGGGTGCGCACCGCGGGCTGGTTCACCCTGCACCTCGGGGCGGGGGCGCTGGTCAGCGGGGCGTCCCTCGCACTGCCGCCGTTCGCCGTCGGGCTGATCGTCTCCCCGGTGTTCCCGGGGGTGCGGGACTACCTGCGGGTGCCGCACGACGTCTGGTGGTCGGTGCTGCTGGTGCTCGCCGGCACCGCGATGCTGCTGGCGCTCGCGGCCGTGTCCGCGGCCGTCGGGGCCCTGCTGGCCCGTCAGGCGCCGGTACTGCTCGGCCCGACCCCTGCCGACCGGCTGGCCGCGGCCGAGCGGCGGGCGACGGAACTCGCGGAGCGCAACCGCCTCGCCCGTGAACTGCACGACTCCGTGGGCCACGCGCTGTCCGCGGTGACCCTCCAGGCGGGAGCGGCCCGCAAGGTGCTGGACAGCGGCCGTGCCGCCGATGTGGAGTTCGTGCGGGAGGCGCTGGCCGCGATCGAGGAGACCACCCGCCGCACGGTGGGCGAGCTGGACGCCGTGCTCGGCCTGCTGCGCCAGGACGGCGACGGCGAGGGCCGGCTCGACGGACCGACGCTCACCGCCCTGGAGGGACTGCTGTCCCGCAGCGGCGTGTCCGTCACGCTGCACACGAGGGGCACGCTCACGGCCGTGGCGGCACCGGTCTCCCGCGAGGCGTACCGGATCGTCCAGGAAGGGCTGAGCAACGCCCTTCGCCATGCCGGGGCCTCACCGGTGACGCTGTGGATCGGCGCAGGAGAAGAGGAGTTGGAGATCAGGATGGAGAATCCCGTGCCCGAGCGGGCCCCGGTGCAACGCCCCGGCGGTGGCCGCGGGCTGCGCGGAGTCGCCGAGCGGGCAGCGCTGCTCGGCGGACAGGCGGCGGCCGGGCCGGACGACGGGGTCTGGCGGCTGTCGGCCAGGCTGCCGCTGGCGGGCCGCCGATGA
- a CDS encoding GNAT family N-acetyltransferase — translation MDVVLREVEDSDLPVFFRHMSDPESNRMAAFTSEDPTDRAAFDAHWSRIRASDAVIRTVLADGEVVGHTAVYGPPEEREVTYVIDRAHWGRGIATLALRALLEAVPARPLHARAAADNAASLRVLLKCGFAVTGHDRGFANARGEDTDEVVLTLA, via the coding sequence GTGGACGTGGTCCTGCGTGAGGTCGAGGACAGTGATCTCCCGGTGTTCTTCCGGCACATGAGTGACCCCGAGTCCAACCGGATGGCCGCCTTCACCAGCGAGGATCCGACGGACCGGGCCGCGTTCGACGCCCACTGGTCACGTATCCGGGCCTCCGACGCGGTGATCCGCACGGTCCTCGCCGACGGCGAGGTCGTCGGCCACACCGCCGTGTACGGGCCGCCCGAGGAGCGGGAGGTCACCTACGTCATCGACCGTGCGCACTGGGGGCGCGGCATCGCCACGCTCGCCCTGCGCGCGCTGCTGGAGGCCGTACCGGCCCGTCCGCTGCACGCGCGTGCGGCGGCGGACAACGCGGCCTCGCTGCGGGTGCTGCTCAAATGCGGGTTCGCGGTGACGGGCCACGACCGGGGGTTCGCCAACGCGCGGGGCGAGGACACGGACGAAGTGGTCCTGACGCTGGCGTGA
- a CDS encoding IclR family transcriptional regulator produces MSVADSGGAQVKSAVRTVELLEYFAGRPGMHSLAAVQEAVGYPKSSLYMLLRTLVELGWVETDATGTRYGIGVRALLVGTSYIDGDEVVAAARPTLDRLSDDTTETIHLARLDGTNVVYLATRQSQHYLRPFTRVGRRLPAHSTSLGKALLATYSDEQVRKMLPETLAPLTEHTLTDREKLIEELHLIREQGYAVDREENTLGLRCFGIAIPYRTPARDAISCSVPVARLTPAHEQMIKDALFDARDRLTLATRRL; encoded by the coding sequence ATGTCAGTTGCCGATTCCGGTGGGGCACAGGTCAAGTCCGCGGTGCGGACGGTGGAGTTGCTCGAATACTTCGCCGGGCGGCCCGGCATGCACTCGCTCGCCGCGGTCCAGGAGGCCGTCGGATACCCCAAGTCCAGCCTGTACATGCTGCTGCGCACCCTCGTGGAGCTCGGCTGGGTCGAGACGGACGCCACGGGCACGCGGTACGGCATCGGGGTGCGCGCCCTGCTGGTCGGGACGTCGTACATCGACGGCGACGAGGTCGTGGCCGCTGCCAGGCCGACCCTGGACCGGCTCTCCGACGACACCACGGAGACCATCCACCTCGCGCGGCTCGACGGCACGAACGTGGTCTACCTGGCGACCCGGCAGTCACAGCACTATCTGCGCCCGTTCACGCGCGTGGGGCGGCGGCTGCCCGCTCACTCCACCTCGCTCGGCAAGGCGCTGCTCGCGACCTACAGCGACGAGCAGGTGCGCAAGATGCTGCCGGAGACCCTCGCGCCGCTGACCGAGCACACCCTCACCGACCGCGAGAAGCTCATCGAGGAGCTGCACCTCATCCGCGAACAGGGCTACGCCGTGGACCGTGAGGAGAACACGCTCGGGCTGCGCTGCTTCGGCATCGCCATCCCCTACCGCACCCCGGCGCGCGACGCGATCAGCTGCTCGGTGCCGGTGGCGAGGCTCACGCCGGCGCACGAGCAGATGATCAAGGACGCGCTGTTCGACGCGCGCGACCGGCTCACCCTCGCGACCCGGAGGCTCTGA